In Halanaerobiales bacterium, the following are encoded in one genomic region:
- the clpB gene encoding ATP-dependent chaperone ClpB: MDNFTRKAQQALAEAQHQAEDLNHQEIFPAHLLYSLVEEDTGIVRPILEKLGLNLENLKNDLKDILESLPEVYSDDNQLYMSQQLSKVLNKAKKQAQKMDDDYISTEHFLLGLMADGNSKTAELLKEKNIDLAKIKDVIEDIRDGAKVRSENAEEEYQVLERYTIDITDQAKQGELDPVIGRDERIRRVMQVLSRRRKNNPVLIGEPGVGKTAVVEGLAQRIVNGDVPETLKDKRVISLDMGTLVAGTKYRGEFEDRLKSVIKEIKKAEGQIILFIDEMHTIVGAGASEGSTDASNLLKPALARGELHCVGATTLEEYKKHIEKDAALERRFQPIKINEPSIEDTISILRGLKEKYEIHHGVRIQDKALVAAANLAERYLTERFQPDKAIDLIDEAASKLRIDIDSMPLEIDELNRKIRRLEIEKENLKQEDDQESKERLEELKRRISELKEKRDPIMARWKNEKDLIQKRQKLKEEIDKINYKAENAEREADYEEAARLRYGKLNDLKKELEETREKIEELDDYHILREEVTEDDIAEVVSSWTDIPLQQIMEDEKEKLIKMEEELSKRVVGQNEAIKAISNAIRRSRTGLQTEDRPLGSFIFMGPTGVGKTELAKTLAASLFDDEKSLVRLDMSEYMERHAVAKLIGSPPGYVGFEEGGQLTERIRRQPYSVILLDEIEKAHPDVFNILLQILDDGILTDSQGNEVDFRNTVIIMTSNLGSEYIQDMDDEEKMREKVMTALKNNFRPEFINRIDEKIIFHSLSREDILEIVEIKVRDLKHKMAKRNLKLKITDKAKKELAELGYDPTYGARPLDRAIQKYIKDELAMKLLEIDNDEIEKVIVDYKENEFEFDFVK, encoded by the coding sequence ATGGATAATTTTACTCGAAAAGCCCAACAGGCTTTAGCTGAGGCTCAACATCAGGCTGAAGATTTAAATCATCAGGAAATTTTTCCTGCTCATCTTCTTTACTCATTGGTAGAAGAAGACACTGGAATTGTGAGACCTATTTTAGAAAAATTGGGTCTTAACTTAGAAAATTTAAAAAATGACTTAAAAGATATATTAGAAAGTCTACCAGAGGTTTATTCAGATGATAATCAATTATATATGTCACAACAATTAAGTAAAGTTTTAAATAAAGCAAAAAAACAGGCTCAGAAAATGGATGATGACTACATTTCTACCGAACATTTTTTATTAGGTTTAATGGCAGATGGCAATTCCAAAACAGCTGAGTTATTAAAGGAAAAAAATATTGATCTTGCTAAAATTAAAGATGTCATAGAAGATATTAGGGATGGGGCTAAAGTTAGAAGTGAAAATGCTGAAGAAGAATATCAGGTTTTGGAAAGATATACAATAGATATAACAGATCAGGCCAAACAGGGAGAGTTAGATCCTGTTATCGGTCGAGATGAGAGAATTAGAAGAGTTATGCAGGTTTTATCCAGAAGAAGAAAGAACAACCCGGTTTTAATTGGTGAACCGGGTGTTGGTAAAACAGCAGTAGTTGAAGGGTTGGCCCAGAGGATAGTTAATGGTGATGTACCAGAAACTTTAAAAGACAAAAGAGTTATTTCTCTTGATATGGGTACACTTGTTGCTGGAACTAAGTATCGAGGTGAATTTGAAGACAGATTAAAGTCTGTAATCAAAGAGATTAAAAAAGCTGAAGGACAGATTATACTCTTTATAGATGAAATGCATACTATTGTTGGGGCTGGTGCTTCAGAAGGTTCTACAGATGCCTCTAATCTACTTAAACCTGCACTTGCCAGAGGTGAACTTCACTGTGTAGGGGCAACTACTCTTGAAGAATACAAAAAACATATTGAAAAAGATGCCGCTTTAGAAAGAAGATTTCAACCTATTAAAATAAATGAACCAAGTATAGAAGATACTATATCTATTTTACGAGGATTAAAAGAAAAATATGAAATTCATCATGGAGTAAGAATTCAGGATAAAGCGCTTGTAGCAGCAGCCAATCTTGCAGAAAGATATTTGACTGAGAGATTTCAACCGGATAAAGCTATTGATTTAATTGATGAAGCTGCTTCCAAATTGAGGATTGATATTGATTCTATGCCACTTGAAATAGATGAATTAAATCGTAAAATAAGAAGATTGGAAATAGAAAAAGAAAATTTAAAGCAGGAAGATGATCAAGAATCAAAAGAAAGATTAGAAGAATTAAAGAGAAGGATAAGTGAACTAAAAGAAAAAAGAGATCCTATTATGGCCCGCTGGAAAAATGAAAAAGATCTTATTCAAAAAAGACAAAAACTTAAAGAAGAAATTGATAAGATTAACTATAAGGCCGAAAATGCAGAAAGAGAAGCTGATTATGAAGAAGCAGCTCGCTTACGTTATGGTAAATTAAATGATCTTAAAAAAGAATTAGAAGAAACTAGAGAAAAAATTGAAGAATTAGATGATTATCACATTTTAAGAGAAGAGGTAACTGAAGATGATATTGCAGAAGTAGTATCCTCCTGGACTGATATTCCATTACAACAGATAATGGAAGATGAAAAGGAAAAATTAATTAAAATGGAAGAAGAATTATCAAAAAGAGTTGTGGGCCAGAATGAAGCAATCAAAGCTATAAGTAATGCCATTAGACGTTCCAGAACTGGCTTGCAGACTGAGGATAGACCATTAGGATCATTCATTTTTATGGGTCCTACCGGAGTTGGTAAAACAGAGCTTGCCAAAACACTTGCTGCTTCCTTATTTGATGATGAAAAATCATTGGTAAGACTTGATATGTCAGAATATATGGAAAGACATGCAGTAGCTAAATTGATTGGTTCACCTCCAGGATATGTAGGATTTGAAGAAGGGGGACAGTTGACTGAAAGGATAAGAAGACAGCCTTATTCTGTTATTCTTTTGGATGAAATTGAAAAAGCTCATCCTGATGTCTTTAATATCTTATTACAAATACTTGATGATGGTATTTTAACAGATAGTCAGGGTAATGAAGTTGATTTTAGAAATACAGTAATAATTATGACTTCAAACTTAGGTTCTGAGTATATTCAGGATATGGATGATGAAGAAAAGATGAGAGAGAAAGTTATGACTGCTCTTAAAAATAATTTCCGTCCTGAATTCATCAATAGAATTGATGAAAAGATTATATTCCACTCCTTAAGTAGAGAAGATATTTTAGAGATTGTAGAAATTAAGGTAAGAGACCTCAAACACAAAATGGCCAAAAGAAATTTGAAATTAAAAATTACAGATAAAGCAAAAAAAGAACTTGCTGAATTAGGATATGATCCAACTTATGGAGCCCGGCCACTTGATAGAGCAATTCAAAAATATATTAAAGATGAGTTAGCTATGAAACTTTTAGAAATTGATAATGATGAAATTGAAAAAGTGATAGTTGATTATAAGGAAAATGAATTCGAATTTGATTTTGTAAAATAA
- a CDS encoding response regulator, whose protein sequence is MSILLVDDAAFMRINLKNILEKAGYEVVGQAENGKEAIKKYKDLEPDLVTMDITMPEMDGIEAVKKIREINSEANIIMCSAMGQQSMVVEAIEAGAKDFIVKPFDDDRVIEAVEKAM, encoded by the coding sequence TTGTCAATACTTTTAGTTGATGATGCAGCTTTTATGAGAATAAACTTAAAAAATATTCTTGAAAAAGCTGGTTATGAAGTTGTTGGACAGGCTGAAAATGGAAAAGAAGCTATTAAAAAATACAAAGATCTTGAACCAGATTTGGTTACAATGGATATTACCATGCCTGAAATGGATGGGATAGAAGCAGTAAAAAAGATCAGAGAAATTAATAGTGAGGCAAATATTATTATGTGTAGTGCAATGGGACAACAATCTATGGTGGTTGAAGCTATAGAGGCTGGAGCTAAAGATTTTATTGTTAAACCTTTTGATGATGACCGGGTTATTGAGGCAGTAGAAAAAGCTATGTAG